One genomic region from Jiangella sp. DSM 45060 encodes:
- a CDS encoding helix-turn-helix domain-containing protein, producing the protein MDVVSRREESELGAWTQLTCRPSALAGLVESIWLFDGRLNRRERYYPTGELDLIVRVDEPSAPFRIVEGQPADACPPASLTGLLVAPLVIEAPATRSRLLGVRLRPAGALALFGLPQQELTGTAVDLHDIIGGGEARRLTERLAAAGSDEARLRLVHRWIVDRLGDGARTDPGVAYAVAEIERTGGTTPIAGLIERVGASPKRFATSFERQVGVKPKLFSRIVRFSRLAAALPSAEDSLSQTALAYGYYDHSHMDADFREFAGVSPRRFLAATAFPESSSLTD; encoded by the coding sequence ATGGACGTCGTCTCCCGTCGCGAGGAGTCGGAGCTGGGCGCGTGGACGCAGCTCACCTGCCGGCCCAGCGCGCTCGCGGGGCTAGTCGAGTCCATCTGGCTGTTCGACGGGCGGCTCAACCGGCGCGAGCGCTACTACCCGACGGGCGAGCTCGACCTGATCGTGCGGGTGGACGAGCCGTCCGCACCGTTCCGCATCGTCGAAGGACAGCCCGCCGACGCGTGCCCGCCGGCGTCGCTCACCGGGCTCCTCGTCGCGCCGTTGGTGATCGAGGCGCCCGCCACGAGGTCACGCCTGCTCGGCGTGCGGCTGCGCCCCGCGGGTGCGCTCGCCCTCTTCGGCCTGCCGCAGCAGGAGCTGACCGGCACCGCCGTCGACCTGCACGACATCATCGGCGGCGGCGAGGCGCGCCGGCTCACCGAGCGCCTCGCCGCGGCCGGTTCCGACGAGGCCCGCCTGCGCCTCGTGCACCGCTGGATCGTCGACCGGCTCGGCGACGGCGCCCGCACCGACCCGGGCGTGGCCTACGCCGTCGCCGAGATCGAGCGCACCGGCGGCACGACACCCATCGCCGGCCTCATCGAACGCGTCGGCGCCTCCCCGAAACGTTTCGCCACGTCGTTCGAGCGCCAGGTGGGTGTGAAGCCCAAGCTGTTCTCCCGGATCGTCCGGTTCAGCCGCCTGGCGGCCGCGCTCCCCAGCGCTGAGGACAGCCTGAGCCAGACGGCGCTCGCGTACGGCTACTACGACCACTCGCACATGGACGCGGACTTCCGGGAGTTCGCGGGGGTCTCGCCGCGCCGCTTCCTGGCCGCCACCGCGTTCCCGGAGTCGTCGAGCCTGACCGACTGA
- a CDS encoding metalloregulator ArsR/SmtB family transcription factor yields MSPALAPPQGRRRDVLRVVRQADAPVGIASIADRLDVHPNTVRFHLNALTESGQVELVRPVRHSPGRPPLLYRAVRGMDPTGPRHYRLLAEILAQQLLGTPDARSRAVEAGRAWGERLATSDAAETSAPAAPVDRLVELLHGLGFAPERQVTDGQEQIGLRHCPFLELAETGADVVCPVHLGLMRGALDAWDAGTTVDRLNPFVEPDLCVAQLGPRPRR; encoded by the coding sequence GTGAGCCCGGCCCTCGCTCCGCCGCAGGGGCGTCGCCGCGACGTGCTGCGGGTGGTGCGGCAGGCGGACGCGCCGGTGGGTATCGCCTCCATCGCCGACCGGCTGGACGTGCACCCGAACACCGTCCGCTTCCACCTGAACGCGCTCACCGAGAGCGGTCAGGTCGAGCTGGTGCGGCCCGTTCGGCACTCACCCGGCCGGCCACCGCTGCTCTACCGCGCCGTACGGGGGATGGACCCGACCGGCCCCAGGCACTACCGCCTGCTGGCGGAGATCCTCGCGCAGCAGCTGCTGGGAACGCCGGACGCGCGCTCGCGCGCGGTCGAGGCGGGCCGGGCCTGGGGCGAACGCCTCGCCACGAGCGACGCGGCGGAGACCTCGGCGCCCGCGGCGCCCGTCGACCGGCTGGTCGAGCTGCTCCACGGGCTGGGCTTCGCCCCGGAACGCCAGGTCACTGACGGCCAGGAGCAGATCGGGCTGCGGCACTGCCCGTTCCTGGAACTCGCCGAGACCGGCGCCGACGTGGTCTGCCCGGTGCACCTCGGCCTCATGCGCGGCGCGCTCGACGCCTGGGACGCGGGCACGACGGTCGACCGGCTAAACCCGTTCGTCGAACCGGACCTGTGCGTCGCCCAGCTCGGACCGAGGCCGCGGCGATGA
- a CDS encoding TraR/DksA C4-type zinc finger protein — protein sequence MNTHEPQTIPADVRQGIDTVLKDAETSRQRQFDDLPPPCDGDPTPASAHRQTVARILAEIRAARQRLADGTFGLCERCRKRIPAERLELRPWTSVCVRCAGV from the coding sequence ATGAACACCCACGAACCCCAGACCATCCCTGCCGACGTTCGTCAGGGCATCGACACAGTGTTGAAGGACGCCGAGACCAGCCGGCAACGTCAGTTCGACGACCTGCCGCCGCCGTGCGATGGAGATCCGACGCCGGCCTCGGCCCACAGGCAGACGGTCGCACGGATCCTGGCCGAGATCCGGGCCGCCAGGCAACGGCTGGCGGACGGCACTTTCGGTCTGTGTGAACGCTGCCGGAAACGCATTCCGGCGGAACGTCTCGAACTGCGTCCCTGGACGAGCGTCTGCGTCCGCTGCGCGGGCGTGTAG
- a CDS encoding thymidylate synthase, which produces MPDTQYEDLLRHVLDTGARKGDRTGTGTRSVFGHQLRYPLADGFPLVTTKKVHFRSIAYELLWFLRGDSNVTWLRDHGVTIWDEWAAPDGDLGPVYGVQWRSWPTPDGGHVDQISEVLRTLRENPDSRRIIVSAWNVADIPRMALPPCHALFQFHVADGKLSCQLYQRSADLFLGVPFNIASYALLTHMIAAQVGLGVGDFIWTGGDCHIYDNHEEQVRTQLAREARPFPTLGLKPADSLFDYTYDHFTLDGYDPHPGIKAPVAV; this is translated from the coding sequence ATGCCGGACACGCAGTACGAAGACCTGCTCCGCCACGTGCTCGACACCGGCGCCCGCAAGGGCGACCGCACGGGAACGGGCACGCGGTCGGTCTTCGGGCACCAGCTGCGGTACCCGCTGGCCGACGGCTTCCCGCTGGTCACCACGAAGAAGGTGCACTTCCGCTCCATCGCGTACGAGCTGCTGTGGTTCCTGCGCGGCGACTCCAACGTCACCTGGCTGCGCGACCACGGCGTCACCATCTGGGACGAGTGGGCCGCGCCCGACGGCGACCTCGGTCCGGTCTACGGCGTGCAGTGGCGCTCCTGGCCGACACCCGACGGCGGGCACGTCGACCAGATCAGCGAGGTGCTGCGCACGCTGCGCGAGAACCCCGACTCACGGCGCATCATCGTGTCCGCCTGGAACGTCGCCGACATCCCGCGCATGGCGCTGCCGCCGTGCCACGCGCTCTTCCAGTTCCACGTCGCCGACGGCAAGCTCTCCTGCCAGCTGTACCAGCGCAGCGCCGACCTCTTCCTCGGCGTGCCGTTCAACATCGCCAGCTACGCGCTGCTGACGCACATGATCGCCGCCCAGGTGGGCCTCGGCGTCGGCGACTTCATCTGGACCGGCGGCGACTGCCACATCTACGACAACCATGAAGAGCAGGTCCGCACCCAGCTGGCCCGCGAGGCGCGGCCGTTCCCGACGCTGGGCCTGAAGCCGGCGGACAGCCTGTTCGACTACACCTACGACCACTTCACGCTCGACGGCTACGACCCGCACCCCGGCATCAAGGCGCCGGTGGCGGTGTGA
- a CDS encoding VOC family protein — MESNLLNVVGVLPVTDHPAAVAWYQKWIGRGPDVEPMDGVAEWQLAENAWIQVSADPGASGSSTVVVGVRDLDVQRSACAVAGVAVGEVADYGVVKSAEAVDPAGNTVVFVQDLTQA, encoded by the coding sequence ATGGAATCGAACCTCCTCAACGTCGTCGGCGTGCTGCCCGTCACCGATCACCCGGCGGCCGTCGCCTGGTACCAGAAGTGGATCGGGCGCGGCCCCGACGTCGAGCCCATGGACGGTGTCGCCGAGTGGCAGCTCGCCGAGAACGCGTGGATCCAGGTGTCCGCCGACCCCGGCGCCTCCGGTAGCAGCACCGTCGTCGTCGGCGTCCGTGACCTCGACGTCCAGCGCTCGGCCTGCGCGGTGGCCGGGGTCGCCGTGGGCGAGGTGGCCGACTACGGAGTCGTGAAGTCGGCCGAAGCGGTCGACCCGGCCGGCAACACCGTCGTCTTCGTGCAGGACCTGACCCAGGCGTAG
- a CDS encoding response regulator transcription factor, with translation MAGTSGTRVVIADDDVLLREGLASLFDRSGIVVVGQAGDAPELMELVAGTEPDLVVVDIRMPPEHGTEGLVAAHAIRRDHPATAILVLSAHVEVEHAMQLLASGEGIGYLLKSRVTDVAEFVDTVERVARGASVVDPALVQELVGVNRRHDPLAVLTEREREVLALVAEGRSNAGVARRLWVTEGTIEKHVRSILTKLDLPEGEDDHRRVLAVLTFLEQR, from the coding sequence ATGGCCGGAACGAGCGGCACACGGGTCGTCATCGCCGACGACGACGTCCTGCTGCGCGAAGGGCTGGCCAGCCTGTTCGACCGGTCCGGCATCGTGGTCGTGGGTCAGGCGGGCGACGCGCCGGAACTGATGGAGCTGGTGGCGGGCACCGAGCCCGACCTCGTCGTCGTCGACATCAGGATGCCGCCCGAACACGGGACCGAGGGGCTGGTGGCGGCGCACGCGATCCGGCGCGACCACCCGGCGACGGCGATCCTGGTGTTGTCGGCGCACGTCGAGGTGGAGCACGCGATGCAGCTGCTGGCCAGCGGCGAGGGCATCGGCTACCTGCTGAAGAGCCGGGTGACGGACGTCGCGGAGTTCGTCGACACGGTGGAGCGGGTGGCCAGGGGCGCGAGCGTCGTCGACCCGGCGCTGGTGCAGGAGCTGGTCGGCGTGAACCGGCGGCACGATCCGCTGGCCGTGCTGACGGAGCGCGAGCGGGAGGTGCTGGCGCTGGTCGCCGAGGGACGCTCGAACGCCGGCGTGGCGCGTCGGCTCTGGGTGACCGAGGGCACCATCGAGAAGCACGTGCGCAGCATCCTCACCAAGCTCGACCTGCCGGAGGGCGAGGACGATCACCGGCGGGTGCTGGCGGTGCTCACCTTTCTGGAGCAGCGGTAG
- a CDS encoding response regulator, giving the protein MRRCVIVDDNERFLAVARSSLERGGLEVVGTATTTTQALELIGAVRPDVVLVDIALGTESGFDLVHRIAAADPFGRPHVVLISTRREDDVAELVSASPAAGFVWKADLSARAVRDVVASGEQ; this is encoded by the coding sequence GTGCGGCGCTGTGTCATCGTTGATGACAACGAGAGATTCCTGGCCGTGGCGCGTTCCAGCCTCGAACGCGGCGGCCTGGAGGTGGTGGGGACAGCGACCACGACGACACAGGCACTCGAACTCATCGGCGCCGTGCGACCCGACGTCGTACTGGTCGACATCGCCCTCGGTACGGAGAGCGGTTTCGACCTCGTCCACCGGATCGCGGCGGCCGACCCGTTCGGCCGCCCGCATGTGGTCCTGATCTCGACCCGCCGCGAGGACGACGTCGCGGAGCTGGTGTCGGCCAGCCCGGCGGCGGGATTCGTCTGGAAGGCCGATCTCTCGGCGAGGGCCGTGCGAGATGTGGTGGCGTCAGGAGAGCAATGA
- a CDS encoding DUF488 domain-containing protein codes for MTTSGADGVRIGRVYDEPDGRGRRVLVDRLWPRGVRRDDPRIDRWIPEVAPSTELRRWYDHRPERYDEFAHRYERELADGDAAAAFAEVAALVAEGPTMLVTATRAVELSHLTVLARLLAEAP; via the coding sequence ATGACCACGAGCGGCGCTGACGGCGTGCGGATCGGCCGGGTCTACGACGAACCGGACGGGCGGGGCCGGCGGGTCCTCGTCGACCGGCTGTGGCCGCGCGGCGTGCGGCGCGACGACCCCAGGATCGACCGCTGGATCCCCGAGGTCGCGCCGTCGACCGAGTTGCGGCGCTGGTACGACCACCGGCCCGAGCGGTACGACGAGTTCGCGCACCGCTACGAGCGGGAGCTGGCCGACGGCGATGCCGCCGCCGCGTTCGCCGAGGTGGCGGCTCTCGTCGCGGAGGGTCCGACGATGCTGGTGACGGCCACGCGCGCGGTGGAGCTGAGTCATCTGACGGTGCTGGCGCGGCTACTGGCGGAGGCCCCGTGA
- a CDS encoding dihydrofolate reductase, producing the protein MIGLVWAQSANGVIGRDGTLPWHLPEDLKHFRTLTAGATVLMGRRTWESLPPRFRPLPGRRNLVLSRTPQEGVETFPGLAQALAAASGDVWVMGGEAVYRAALPLADRVVVTELRESFDGDTYAPDVGRPPDSTGPWQESSTGLHYRLLTWG; encoded by the coding sequence GTGATCGGGCTCGTCTGGGCGCAGTCCGCCAACGGCGTCATCGGCCGCGACGGCACCCTGCCGTGGCACCTGCCCGAGGACCTGAAGCACTTCCGCACCCTGACCGCGGGCGCGACCGTGCTCATGGGCCGGCGCACCTGGGAGTCGCTGCCGCCGCGGTTCCGGCCCCTGCCGGGCCGGCGCAACCTCGTGCTGTCGCGCACGCCGCAGGAGGGCGTCGAGACCTTCCCCGGCCTGGCGCAGGCGCTCGCCGCGGCGTCCGGCGACGTGTGGGTCATGGGCGGCGAGGCGGTGTACCGGGCGGCGCTGCCGCTGGCGGACCGCGTCGTGGTCACCGAGCTGCGCGAGTCCTTCGACGGCGACACCTACGCCCCTGACGTCGGACGTCCGCCCGACTCCACCGGCCCCTGGCAGGAGTCGTCGACCGGGCTGCACTACCGGCTGCTGACCTGGGGCTGA